The nucleotide window CGAACATATTGATCAACTAATTGCCCGTTACCTTGCCGGAGAAGCACTCCCGGAAGAGGCCGTGCAGCTGGATGATTGGCTGGAATTGAGCCTGGGTAACCGAGGCTACTTTGCTCAAGTGGAGCAGGTTTACAGGAAAGCTCACCCATTGGCTCAGCACCCTTTTTATGATTCCGAAATCGCTTGGGCAAAGGTAAAGGCTGGAATGAGGGGCGCTGCACCTATCGCTAAGGTTGTTCCGCTCTACAAACGCTATGCAGCGCTGTTGGCCGCAGCGGCAATTGCCTTGCTGGTTGGTCTTCCGCTCATGCTATTCTATAGCGGGGTTCTTTCGCCGGAAACAATAAACCAGGTAGCCTCGAATGAGACCGTCGGAACGAGCTATACGCTTACCGACAGCTCCGAAATGGTCCTTAACCGCAACAGCATTGTTACCTACAGCTCGAAGTATGGCGAGCATGATCGCCGTGTAAAGCTTAAGGGAGAAGCATTTTTTGAGGTAAAACATCTCAAGAATAAGCCATTTCTCGTGGAGGTAAACGGGGTTGTTATTGAGGATATCGGAACCAGCTTTAATGTGAAAGCATACGATTCTACCGGTACGGTGGAAGTTTATGTTGAGACTGGTAGCGTGCGCTTTTATACCTCAGCCTCCAATAGCGTTACGTTGGTTGCGGGCCAAATTGGGGTTTACAACAAGGCTGCCGACACTTTTACCGTTAAAGGCGATGCCAATATAAATGTGATTGCCTATAAAACCAAACAGTTTGTCTTTGTTGATACACCGCTCGATGTGGCATTGAAGGAGCTCGAAGCGGTATACAACATGCCCATTGAGGTTGGTAATCCAGCCCTGAACCATTGCCGAATTACTGTGAATTTCGATAACGAAAACATCGATTCGGTGCTGGAGATTATTGCCGAAACACTTGGATTATCGGTGGATAAAATCTCCACTGGTTATCGTATAAATGGAGAAGGATGCGCTCGGTAATTACTTATATTAAGAAGTTGAGGTTCTTGTTTGCCTTAATAGTAAGCATTACTGTGTGCCAAAAGGCAGCTACAGCGCAGAGCAGTACCGTTCCGCCTTTGGAGCGCACGGTAAACCTGAATGCAATGAATG belongs to Williamwhitmania taraxaci and includes:
- a CDS encoding FecR family protein is translated as MVAHSEHIDQLIARYLAGEALPEEAVQLDDWLELSLGNRGYFAQVEQVYRKAHPLAQHPFYDSEIAWAKVKAGMRGAAPIAKVVPLYKRYAALLAAAAIALLVGLPLMLFYSGVLSPETINQVASNETVGTSYTLTDSSEMVLNRNSIVTYSSKYGEHDRRVKLKGEAFFEVKHLKNKPFLVEVNGVVIEDIGTSFNVKAYDSTGTVEVYVETGSVRFYTSASNSVTLVAGQIGVYNKAADTFTVKGDANINVIAYKTKQFVFVDTPLDVALKELEAVYNMPIEVGNPALNHCRITVNFDNENIDSVLEIIAETLGLSVDKISTGYRINGEGCAR